The sequence below is a genomic window from Methylotuvimicrobium alcaliphilum 20Z.
TTATTCAGCGCCTGCCGCTTATTTTAATCCGGCCGGCGGTCGTATGAGCGGCATCGAGGTTATGAAAGGCGGCAGTCAGGTCAAATACGGTCCGCATATTACCGGCGGGGTGTTGAACTATCTGTCAACGCCGATTCCCGAAGACGGCAAGGCTTATCTGAAGACGATTTACGGCAGTTACGATGAAGTCCGCTCGCACGGTTATGTCGGCAACACTCATGATACCGAGTTCGGCCGCTTCGGTTATCTGGTCGAGGGTTTTTATCGGCGGTCCGACGGCTTCAAGACGATCGATTCGACTACAGGTTTTGAAGGGAGTGATAGGACCGGTTTTTCACAAGTTGAACCGATGATTCGCTTATCCTGGGAGCCGAATACCGAAATGTACCAAAGGCTCGAGGTCAAGTTCGGTTATTCGAACATGGATGCCGACGAAACTTATCTCGGCTTGAGTGAAGCCGATTTTAGAAACGATCCGTATCGGCGCTATGCGGCATCACGATTCGATAATATCACGACCGAGCATTTCAGAGGCTTCGCGCGGTATTTCATTTCGCCGACCGACGATTTGGATATCGTCACGACGGCTTACTATAGCGAATTCGCAAGAAATTGGAGTAAATTGCAGGATATTAGAGGAGGAGCGCCGGGAAATATGGGCTTGGCCAGTGCATTGGCAGGCGCAAATGGCGGGTTGGGCTTGGATTGTCTTAAGGGTCGTGTGAACTGTGGGCTTCGGGTCCGGGACAACAATCGCGAATATTACCTTGGAGGTGTCGAATCGGTAGCGAACTATCGATTCGATTTAGGTGCTACGCATCATGAGCTAAGCGGCGGTTTTCGATATCACGAAGATGGAGAGAAAAGGCATCAGCATCAAATTACGTATTCTCAAGATGCCAATGGCGTGATTACCGGGAACAATTTCGGTGACTCGCTGGATACATTACCCGGTGGTCAAAATAATGCTAAAAGCGATACGCGCGCCTATGCCTTTTTCCTAAAGGATCGTATCGAATTCGGTAATTGGGGCTTTACGCCTGGTATTCGTTACGAGCATCTTTATCAAGAATATAAGAAGCACGTTCCTTTGGATAGACAACGAACCGTGGCCGATACAGTCTCCACATCCTTCGATTTGTATGCTGGCGGAGCAAGTCTCGATTATAAATTCAATGATGAATGGATGGTATTCGGTAGCGTTCATCGAGGGTTTTCTCCGCCCGGACCTTCCGACATAGAAGCCAAAAGAGAGGCCGAAACGAATAATGCTTACGAATTGGGAATGCGTTTTGCAAAAGGAGCGTTTTCTGCCGAAGTTATCGGATTCTATACGCAATTCGAAAACTTGATCGTGGTGAACAGTATCGGTGGTGCCGGAGCTGATTTTGGTGAAAACTTCGGGGAAGTCGATACCCGAGGCGTCGAACTGGCGCTTAATTTCGATGCAGGACAGGCTTTCGGCTGGGGTTTCCGCAATCCTTACTTCGTTTCCTTTACCTACACCGACACCGTGCAATTAAACGATGCGGCCTCGACCGACGCCGAATCGATCTTCAGTTTTGGTAAAAAAGGTAATCGCGTGCCTTATATTCCCGAATATGCGGTTAGTTTCGGCAGCGGTATACATTTCGACAAATGGGGTGTCGACGTGACCGGCAACTATGTCGGTGAAACATATACTAGTGCGAACAACACGTCTCTACAAATAGACGGCAACGGCAATCCCGATTCGCGTTTCGGTAAAACAGACGACTATGTCATCGTCGATGTTTCGGCCTATTACCAGGTGACAAAAGGCATCAAATTGCTCGGTGGCGTACAAAATGCCAATAATGAAGAGTATAACGTTTCAAGGCAGCCCTACGGTCCTCGTCCGGGTATGCCGATATTTGCCTACGGCGGCTTCGAGCTGGACTTCGATATTTAAGGTTGTCTTGACCCTCTCCCCGCGTTTTCCTAAGCACTGCCCAAATGCAGCAATTCCCAGTTTGAGCAGTTTCGCCGATTTTAGGGTGTGGGGTATGCCTGTCGAGGAACGCCGTAAACCCATCCATGGGGGCTTGGCGGCAGCTAAGCGCCAAGGATGGCGTGAATGCAGATTTTGCAGGAGCAAAAATCTGTCCCGCTGCCGACATCCTCGCCAAGCATACCCCACACCCTTTTTGATCTCCAAATTGGGAATTGCTGGCCCAAATGCGATATGTGAAAATTATCGTTGGTAATCAAATTAAGGCATTAAGCACAAAATTGGGGCATATAACATGGAGCTATACCCATTGTAGATCAAAATTCGGCGCCGGGGGCGTCAAAGGACGCCGTGAACCCAGCACCTAAATTATCCAATACCATTAATCATGGTAATGGGCTATGGAATTAGGTGCTGGGTGAATACGTCCATATAGGCTCTATGCTAGCTCCATGCTGGCAAACCCTTTGTGAGCGCCATGGATGGCGTGAATGTCGATTTTGCAGGAGCGAAAATCGACCGGACACCCCGGCGGCGCCTCAGGCACTGCCGAAATTTGAAGTGCGAAAGGTATAAAGCGGCGATTTTAGATGGCATAAAACCAAAGTGTTCGGTTAGTGCTAATTTCCCTGGGGTGTCATCAACTGGTAAAAAATACTGGCATTATCTTTGCTTTCTCTACTGAGTAATAACCGGTGTCGTCGATTGCTATCTGTGATTCGCGGAGAGTCGGTTTACCACATAATTAATAGGTTAGAGAGTGATAAAGATGAGGTTTGGGCGTTCATGCGGCAAATGAAACTGGGCGTTTTTTTACCGACGAGCAATAGTCATTTGTCGAATAGGCGACAACAGGGGCGGGGTGTCTCCAGTTGGGATCTTTCAGATTGTCAGCGTGTTGCGATAAAGGCCGAGCAGGCTAAATTCGATGCAGTCTTTATGAGTTCCGATGAGTCATTGTTCTGTCATTCTCAGGATGATGAATCGGTAAAGTTATTGATTGCGTTGACGCGTGTTACCGATCGGATCGGTTTGGTGGCGCCGGCATGCTGCGAGTACTCCGATCCTTATGGTCTGGCAGGTTCTTTTTCTGCCCTCGCTCATATCAGTCGAGGGCGGGCCGGTTGGAATCCCGGGACGGAAAATAATAATGATCGAAATATTCTTACGGAGCGAACTCGCGATTATATCGACTTAGTAACTTCTTTGTGGGCAATGTGGGAAGTTGAAGATGGAAATAATGATCTACCTGAGGTCGTCGATAAAAGCAACAAGTCGGATGCGGAAGTCATGGAGCGAACCGCTTGTGATCACCCGGTACTGGTTCAAAATATCTTATCCGATAGGGATATTGAATTGGCGGCGAGGAGTGCTGAAGTGGTTTTGGTTCGACAGAAGAATGAACAACAGGCAAGGCTGTTTTATTCCGAGCTAAAAGAAAAAGCGTTCAATTTCGGTAAGTGTCCTTCTCAGCTAAAAATTATGTCGTGTGTGGTACCTGTTGTTGCCGAGACAGCCGAGGCGGCTCATGAAAAATATCATTTGCTCAAGGAGTCGCTACACTCGGTGAAAAGATTAGAGTCTTTTAATTCCTATCTCGACAGGGAAAGTGCTACAGAATCTAGTCGGCAACAAGTATTACCGGAAAGATTCAATTATAACGGCTTCCGGAATGCCTCGATAGAACCGATAAAAGGGGCGATGGAAGTCGAGTCGTTGCCATTGCGAAGGCTTAATGATTGCGAGCACCGAGTCGTAATCGGCACAGCAAAGCAAGTTGCCGATCAGCTAGAGGATTGGTTTATAGGCGAGGCCGCTGACGGGTTTGCTATCATACCGCCATATTTCCCCGAAGGATTTGACGATTTTGTCGATCTAGTCGTTCCGGAATTGAAATTTCGAAACTTATTCCGTGCCGAATACGAGGGAGCGACGCTACGCGATCATTTGGGATTATCACGGCCGGTCAATGAGTTAGCAAAACGAATGATTCAATTTTCGTTATCTTACTCCTTTTCATACTGAAAAATCGTTTGGCTTTGTTGATGGTACCGTATATGTCAGCCGAGAGTCGCCGATCGCCCGGTGCCGAAATTTGACTGACAAATGATATGACTTTTGAAAACGGATTTAATAACCAAGGTTTAGAATGAATTCTTTTTCCAACAAACCCGCTTGGACCGTGCGATTGTTTTGTTTGTCGTTGATGTTATTTCCGCTTTGTGCTCAAGCTCATTCCCAGGAGATCGGCAGCAGCGGCTGGCTTAGCGGATTCAGTCATCCGCTCGAAGGTTGGGATCATCTATTGACGATGCTGGCTGTCGGTATTTGGGCCGCACAGCTTAAAGGTAACTCTGTATGGCAATTGCCGTTGGCCTTTGTCGGTGTGATGTGTCTTGGCGGTCTAATCGGCGCCGCTGGGCTGCCGGTTTGGGGCGTCGAGCCGATGATTCTTTTGTCGGGTGCGGTGTTCGGGGTGTTGGTCTTGCGCAGAATTCGGGTACCGGCGTTTGCGAGTATTTCGGTCGTGATGTTTTTTGCATTTTTTCATGGCTACGCTCACGGTCAGGAAATGCCTGCGTCGGCCGGTTTGCTGTCGTTTGCTTTGGGATTCGTTTCCGCTACACTGTTATTGCACGGTGCCGGCATTATAATGGTGCGCTTGGTAATTTTGGCATTCGCCACAGTGTTCGGAACTTCGGTTCATGCACAGGCGGTTGAGGATGATGGCGATAGCGGTTCGGATATCGAATCCGAAACGATGCATTTGGAGTTACTCCCCAAGATGGTTGTGACCGAGCGCGGTGATTCTTTGGTCGGTATTGCAGACAGTGCATCGCAAGGCAACGTCGGGCAAGAGCAGCTGCAGTACCGGCCTATCATTCGGCCCGGTGAGATACTCGAAACGGTGCCCGGCCTGATCGCATCGCAGCATAGCGGCGAAGGAAAATCGAATCAGTTTTTTTTAAGAGGCTTCAATCTCGATCACGGCACCGATTTTTTAACCAAAATCGACGGCGTGCCGGTGAATTTAGTTTCGCACGCACACGGTCAGGGTTGGACCGATATCAACTTTCTGATTCCCGAATTGATCGCCACGATCCATTATCAAAAAGGTAATTACTACGCCGAAAACGGTGACTTTTCCAGTGCCGGTGCCGCCGATATCCGCTACGCCAATACTTTGCCCGGACATATCGCTCGATTTACCGGCGGTAGTTTCGATTATTATCGGGGACTGTCGGCCGGTTCGCAAAGGCTCGGTGACGGCAATTTGCTTTATGGCGGCGAAATCGTTCATAACGGGGGGCCGTGGACGGTCGGCAACGATTATTTGAAATTCAACGGCGTGCTTCGCTACAGTCAAGAGTATGAAAGCTCAGGCTGGAGCGTCACTGCGATGGCCTATAAAGCCGACTGGAACGCGACCGACCAAATCCCCCGGCGCGCGGTCGACTCCGGAACGATCGGGCGTTTCGGCTCGCTCGATCCAACCGACGGCGGCAGCAGCCGGCGTTACAGCATCACCGGAGAGTGGCATCGTCAAGACGAGGCGTCGGCATCCAAACTGACGGTTTACGGGATTTACCATGAACTCGATCTGTATTCGAATTTCACCTATTTTCTCGAAGATCAGGTCCGTGGCGACCAATTTGCTCAGCCCGATAGGCGCTGGACATCCGGTTTGAACGCAAGCCACACGTTTTTTCATAAAATCGGCACCTTCGACTCCGACAGTACAATAGGTTTGCAGGTGAGAAACGACTCGATCCGTAACGGCTTGCTGTTGACCCAGGCGAGACAACGGTGGGGCACCGTTCGCAGCGACGATGTACGCGTGACCAACGTCAGTCCGTATTTCGAAAACAAGACCCGCTGGACATCCTGGCTGAGAACGCAATTGGGCGTTCGTTTCGACGGCTTTCAATTCGACGTATCCGACAGCAACCGTTCCGAAAACAACGGCACGCGTACTGACGGCATCGTTAGCCCGAAAGCCGGGATCGTATTCGGGCCGTGGGCGGATACCGAGCTTTACCTGAACGGCGGTCTCGGTTTTCACAGTAACGATGCGCGCGGCGTCAATCAGCGCGTCGATCCTGCGAGCGGCGATACCGTCGACGAAGACGGTAATCCGGTTAACCGCGCGGTGCCGTTGGTTCGTACTTACGGGGCTGAAGGCGGTTTGCGCACAACCTGGATTAATGGGTTGCAAAGCACGCTATCGGTCTGGTGGCTCGATATCGACTCCGAATTGTTGTTTGAGGGTGATGCTGGGACGACAGCAATCAGTCGCCCGAGCCGCCGCTACGGTGTCGAATGGGCGAATTATTATTCGCCGACCGATTGGCTGACCTTCGATGCCGATTTTAGTTTTTCGAAAGCGCGTTTTCGCGGTAACGATCCGGCCGGTAATCGTATTCCCGGTGCGATTGAAAGCGTGATCGCAACCGGTGCGACGGTTCACGATATTTACGGCGGTTTCTTCGGGGGGCCAAGGTTGCGTTATTTCGGACCGAGACCGTTGGTCGAAGACAACAGCGTCCGGTCGGATTCGACGGTTTTGTTATCGGCGATGCTCGGTTACCGTTTCGACAAGACCTGGACCGTGCAGGCCGAAGTGTTTAATATCCTAGACCGCAAAGACAGCGCAATCGACTACTATTACGAATCGCAATTGAGAGGTGAGGCAGAGCCTGTCGAGGACATTCATTTTCATCCCGTCGAACCGGTCAGTTTCAGAATGAGCGTAACCGCGAATTTTTGACTCGGATTCGAAAGCGCTAAAAAGAGAAAACCGGCTACTTAAAAACGGATTGATTTCGATCCTTCTTGTGGCGTGTCCTCAACTGCGCATATTAGACGAGCGCAGTGGCATAGAATTCGATCGTAAATAACGTCCCCATTTTATGGAGGGTTCGGTTGCTCGATTGGCAATTGCTGAGGAGCAAAATCCGCCCCCGCTGCCGGCATCCTCACGAAGCTCACTGCACACCCTTGTTGGTTTCCAAGTTGGCCATTGACAGCATTGCTGCAATCGTAAATCATGGCGAAATGGCCGGTTCATTGATACCCTTTCTTTATGAAAAATAATTTCGGCTGAACCGAAACAGATATCCTGTAAAATGTCAGTTATTAACAAGGCGATTTCGTTATTAGATGTACTCTTTCCGGTCAATTTTCGGCACCGAGTGAATCCGCCTAATACCCCGGCACTTCCATACGGCACTGCCTAAATTTGAAGCGCGAAAGGTATAGATGATGAAATTGGCACAATGATTTAATTTTCAGACCAATCGGATGAGGTAAGTTGATGGTACGGGTAGGTATTGTAGGAGGCACCGGTTATACGGGTGTGGAGTTGCTGCGGCTCTTGGCTTTACATAAGAAAGTCGAGGTCTCGGTCGTGACTTCGAGAAATGATGCGGGCAAAAGAGTCGATGAAGTGTATCCGAGCTTGCGCGGCTTTATCGATACGGTTTTTACTGCCCCGGAAGTTGATGGCTTATCTGATTGCGATGCGGTATTTTTTGCGACGCCGAACGGCACTGCCATGTTGATGGCTGAACAATTGATGGCGCGAGGTGTCAAAGTCATCGATCTGTCGGCCGATTTTCGCCTGAAAGATCCAGGACTATGGGAGAAATGGTACGGCATGGAACATGCTTGCCCTGATTTGATCGAACAAGCCGTTTACGGTTTGCCGGAGTTTAACCGCGAAGCGATCAAAAATGCTAAATTGATTGCATGCCCCGGTTGTTATCCGACTGCAGTGCAATTAGGTTTTTTGCCGTTGATTGAGAAAGGCTTGGTAGAGGTTGATCGTTTGGTTGCCGATGTGAAGTCGGGGGTTAGTGGCGCCGGGCGAAAAGCGCAATTAACGACCTTGATGGGAGAGACAGGCGAGAGTTTTAAAGCTTATGCGGCAAGCGGTCATCGTCATTTACCCGAAGTGATCCAAGGTTTGGAGATGATTGCTAAAAGGTCTGTAGGTTTGACGTTTGTTCCTCATCTAATCCCGATGATACGAGGTATTCATACCACCTTGTATGCGCCCTTGCTAGAAGCAGGAGGAGAAGCCGTTCAAGCACTTTATGAGCAACGCTATATTAACGAGCCGTTTGTCGATGTGTTGCCTTATGGATCGCACCCGGATACCCGTAATGTTCGGGGCGGCAATGTTTGTCAAATCGCCGTTCATCAGCCCCAGGGGGGGCGAATGTTGGTGGTGTTGTCGGTGATTGATAACCTGGTTAAAGGAGCCTCAGGGCAAGCGTTGCAAAATATGAATTTAATGTTCGGTTTTGATGAAGCTGAAGGTTTAAGGATTCCAGCGCTTTATCCTTAAATCTTGACTAAAACACTAGGGATTGTCATACTTTTATAACTTTTTAATTTCGATAGTAGAAACTTTATGGCTGAACCAATTATATTTACCGATAGCGCCGCTGCGAAAGTTGGCGATTTAATTGCCGATGAAGGCAACGATAACCTCAAGTTGAGAGTTTATGTGTCGGGTGGAGGCTGTTCGGGCTTTCAGTACGGCTTTACGTTCGACGAGGAAGTGAACGAAGATGATACGCAAGTCGAAAACGGCGGAGTGACGGTTTTGATTGATTCGATGAGTATTCAATACTTAACGGGTGCCGAAATCGATTACAAGGAAGATCTTTCCGGTGCTCAGTTTGTGATACGCAATCCTAACGCAACGACGACTTGCGGTTGCGGATCATCGTTTTCCGCTTAATGCGGCGTGCCCAGGATAGATTCCACCTAGAATTACCGGCTCTTTTGCGCCGGTAACCGACATAAGGTTGCCGGGCAGGCTATTCATGGTTTGTCTGGCTAACCAAGCAAAAGCGATTGCCTCCACATGATCGGGATGTAAATGGTATTCTTCGGTCGATAATACGGGACAAGTCAAAGCGCCTTGCAGTTTTTCCAACAAATAGCTATTACGCGCGCCGCCGCCGCAAACTAATACCTTGTCGGTTTTAGGGGCATAATCGTGAATAGCGTCGCAAATGGTTTCCGCTGTTAATAGGCATAAGCATGCCTGGACATCTTCCGGTTTTTGTTCCGATAATTTGCGGAGGTGTTTGGTTAGCCAGGCCAATGAAAAATATTCTTTTCCGGTGCTTTTAGGCGCTATGCTCGTAAAATAAGAGTCGGCTTTTAGTTGCGAGAGCAGATGTTTATTGAGTTGGCCTGTTCTTGCCCAGTCTCCGTTACGGTCGAAATGACTTCCTTGATGTTTTCTTATCCATGTATCCATTAAGGAATTGCCGGGCCCGGTATCGAAACCGATGATTGGTTTCGACGAATCTTTTGGCAAAATCGTTATATTGGCGATACCGCCGATATTGGCGATCACTCGGTTTTCACTTGGGCAGGCGAATAAAGCTTGGTGGAAAGCCGGAACGAGTGGAGCGCCTTGTCCGCCGGCGGCTATGTCGCGACGGCGAAAATCGGCTACGGTAGTAATCCCTGTGAGTTGTGCGATGATGTTGGGATCGCCGATTTGTAAACAAAAAGGGCTGGATAGCTCTGGTGCATGGAAAAGGGTGTGACCGTGACTGCCAATTGCAGTAATATCCGAAGCAGAAAAGCCCGCTTTAGCGATTAGGCTCTGTGCGCTTTGTGCGAATAAACTGCCCAGTTGTGTATCAAGCTTGCCGATATTTTTTAGTAGAACAGGATGATCGGAAGAAGTAATTTCAGTCAGCTCGGTTCTGATCCGGTCAGGAAAAGGATGGTATTCGAAGGCGATGAACTCAGGATGGCCGCTACTAAAATCGACAAGACCAGCATCGATACCGTCGATGCTGGTCCCGGACATTAAGCCAATATAGAGTTCGGTCATTGAAGTTATGATGCCCCGTTATTTCTGGGCAAGTAAGCTGTTTCTTGCTTGGTCCAGTTGGGCTATAAGGGGCTTCGTGTCGGCTTTGAATTTTCCCAGCAAAGAAGGGCTGATCGGCATCGAATTAGGCAAGGTAACCGATAAGGGATCGCGATGTTCACCGTTTACTCTGAATTCGTAGTGCAAATGAGGGCCGCTAGCCAAGCCGGATTGGCCGACATAGCCGATAATATCGCCTTGCTTGACGGCGCCTCCTTGCTTGAAGTGATTATTGAATGCCGAGAGGTGGGCATAGAGAGTGCTGTAGCGGTTGTCATCATGTTGAACAATGATGACGCGTCCGTAGCCGTTTTGTCTGCCTAAAAATTGAATTTTTCCATCGCCGGTCACTTTAACCGGAGTTCCAGTCTTAGCTGCATAATCAACACCTTTGTGGGCGCGGATTCTATTTAAGATGGGATGTTTGCGCTTTAAATTAAAAGGCGAGCTGATACGGATGAAGTCGACCGGCGTTCTTATAAAGGCTTTACGTAAGCCTTCGCCATTAGGTCGGTAATAATGCGCGGATCCGGAATTGTCTTGAAAACGGACGGCGCGATATACCTTGCCATGATTATTGAATTCGGCAGCAAGAATATTGCCGGAACCGACTTCTTCGCCTTCCGCAATATGTTTTTCATAAACGACCGAAAAGGTATCGTTTTCTTTGATATCTAATGCAAAGTCGATATCGAAAGCAAAGATGTCGGCGAGTTGCAGTATCAATTTGTCGCTCAGTCCTGCGCGCTTTCCATCGTAAAACAAAGAGTTGTGAATAGTGCCGACGGTGCTGACGGTTGTCGTTTCGATGGTTTTACTCGAAATCTCGACATTGAATGTATCGTTTTCGCGTACAGCTTTGACGGTTTCAATTGGGCTTTTCTGGTACGAAATTTCGGTCAGTTCACCGCTCTGTGTCGTTTTGACTTGAAGTGTCTTGCCGGACGAAATCATTGCAAACTCACGGCCTGCTTCGTTGGCATGAATAATCTGATGTAGATCGGATTTATTTAGGTGAAGCTTGGAAAAGATCGTGGAAAGATTTTCGCCTCTTTCAATAATGTGTTCGATTGACCTGAAATCGGATGATTCGCCGAGATCGTCGAATTTAAACGCGAGCTGATCGTTAAACGAATTATTCGTCTCGATTAAAAAAGCATGATTGGTAAAGACGTTGATGTCGGCCGATCTGACTTTGCTTTCAGGGGTGATAAGCGCATAACTAGCACTTGCAACGACAGCGGAACTGATTCCTAAAAACAGGGATTTATAAATTCTATTTTTCACGGTTCTTTATGCGATAGTGGAAGTGTTCAGTAAAGTTGGGGTGAGAAGTAGTTTATCTGTAATTATAGCTGATATACTGAAGATATTTTGCCACGTCAATGCAACAGTATTACAGTTAGATTAATGTTTTCTTAAAAGGAGGCTAAATTGCAAGATCAATTGAAGTATCTTTCCAGAGGAGCCGAGGAAATTCTGCTTGAATCTGAATTGAAGAAAAAACTGGAGGAAGGGCGTCCGCTCAGAATCAAGGCGGGTTTTGATCCAACCGCTCCTGATTTGCATCTTGGGCATACCGTGCTGATCAATAAATTAAGACAGTTTCAAGACTGCGGACATGAAGTTTTGTTCTTGATTGGCGATTTTACAGGCATGATCGGGGATCCGACCGGAAAGAACGTAACGCGCAAACCTCTGACGCGTGATGAGGTCATTGAAAATGCCAAGACTTATGAGGAGCAGGTTTTCAAGATACTTGATCCTTCCAAGACTTTGGTCTTATTCAATTCGAGTTGGATGAATGCAATGACCTCGGCTGAATTGATTCAATTGGCCGCAAAGCATACCGTGGCAAGAATGCTCGAAAGAGATGATTTCAGTAAGCGCTATAAAGGAGGGCAGCCGATCGC
It includes:
- a CDS encoding TonB-dependent receptor family protein codes for the protein MFHSKRVIGSLSLACLSFGIAPQAQGVDKDAPPTVLDTVKIIGDPDKARDMPASAHYIDTSDIRDQTYSDINRILRKAPGVNIREEDGFGLFPNISFRGVDTTRSAKITVMEDGVLTAPAPYSAPAAYFNPAGGRMSGIEVMKGGSQVKYGPHITGGVLNYLSTPIPEDGKAYLKTIYGSYDEVRSHGYVGNTHDTEFGRFGYLVEGFYRRSDGFKTIDSTTGFEGSDRTGFSQVEPMIRLSWEPNTEMYQRLEVKFGYSNMDADETYLGLSEADFRNDPYRRYAASRFDNITTEHFRGFARYFISPTDDLDIVTTAYYSEFARNWSKLQDIRGGAPGNMGLASALAGANGGLGLDCLKGRVNCGLRVRDNNREYYLGGVESVANYRFDLGATHHELSGGFRYHEDGEKRHQHQITYSQDANGVITGNNFGDSLDTLPGGQNNAKSDTRAYAFFLKDRIEFGNWGFTPGIRYEHLYQEYKKHVPLDRQRTVADTVSTSFDLYAGGASLDYKFNDEWMVFGSVHRGFSPPGPSDIEAKREAETNNAYELGMRFAKGAFSAEVIGFYTQFENLIVVNSIGGAGADFGENFGEVDTRGVELALNFDAGQAFGWGFRNPYFVSFTYTDTVQLNDAASTDAESIFSFGKKGNRVPYIPEYAVSFGSGIHFDKWGVDVTGNYVGETYTSANNTSLQIDGNGNPDSRFGKTDDYVIVDVSAYYQVTKGIKLLGGVQNANNEEYNVSRQPYGPRPGMPIFAYGGFELDFDI
- a CDS encoding LLM class flavin-dependent oxidoreductase, with product MRQMKLGVFLPTSNSHLSNRRQQGRGVSSWDLSDCQRVAIKAEQAKFDAVFMSSDESLFCHSQDDESVKLLIALTRVTDRIGLVAPACCEYSDPYGLAGSFSALAHISRGRAGWNPGTENNNDRNILTERTRDYIDLVTSLWAMWEVEDGNNDLPEVVDKSNKSDAEVMERTACDHPVLVQNILSDRDIELAARSAEVVLVRQKNEQQARLFYSELKEKAFNFGKCPSQLKIMSCVVPVVAETAEAAHEKYHLLKESLHSVKRLESFNSYLDRESATESSRQQVLPERFNYNGFRNASIEPIKGAMEVESLPLRRLNDCEHRVVIGTAKQVADQLEDWFIGEAADGFAIIPPYFPEGFDDFVDLVVPELKFRNLFRAEYEGATLRDHLGLSRPVNELAKRMIQFSLSYSFSY
- a CDS encoding TonB-dependent receptor domain-containing protein encodes the protein MNSFSNKPAWTVRLFCLSLMLFPLCAQAHSQEIGSSGWLSGFSHPLEGWDHLLTMLAVGIWAAQLKGNSVWQLPLAFVGVMCLGGLIGAAGLPVWGVEPMILLSGAVFGVLVLRRIRVPAFASISVVMFFAFFHGYAHGQEMPASAGLLSFALGFVSATLLLHGAGIIMVRLVILAFATVFGTSVHAQAVEDDGDSGSDIESETMHLELLPKMVVTERGDSLVGIADSASQGNVGQEQLQYRPIIRPGEILETVPGLIASQHSGEGKSNQFFLRGFNLDHGTDFLTKIDGVPVNLVSHAHGQGWTDINFLIPELIATIHYQKGNYYAENGDFSSAGAADIRYANTLPGHIARFTGGSFDYYRGLSAGSQRLGDGNLLYGGEIVHNGGPWTVGNDYLKFNGVLRYSQEYESSGWSVTAMAYKADWNATDQIPRRAVDSGTIGRFGSLDPTDGGSSRRYSITGEWHRQDEASASKLTVYGIYHELDLYSNFTYFLEDQVRGDQFAQPDRRWTSGLNASHTFFHKIGTFDSDSTIGLQVRNDSIRNGLLLTQARQRWGTVRSDDVRVTNVSPYFENKTRWTSWLRTQLGVRFDGFQFDVSDSNRSENNGTRTDGIVSPKAGIVFGPWADTELYLNGGLGFHSNDARGVNQRVDPASGDTVDEDGNPVNRAVPLVRTYGAEGGLRTTWINGLQSTLSVWWLDIDSELLFEGDAGTTAISRPSRRYGVEWANYYSPTDWLTFDADFSFSKARFRGNDPAGNRIPGAIESVIATGATVHDIYGGFFGGPRLRYFGPRPLVEDNSVRSDSTVLLSAMLGYRFDKTWTVQAEVFNILDRKDSAIDYYYESQLRGEAEPVEDIHFHPVEPVSFRMSVTANF
- the argC gene encoding N-acetyl-gamma-glutamyl-phosphate reductase; its protein translation is MVRVGIVGGTGYTGVELLRLLALHKKVEVSVVTSRNDAGKRVDEVYPSLRGFIDTVFTAPEVDGLSDCDAVFFATPNGTAMLMAEQLMARGVKVIDLSADFRLKDPGLWEKWYGMEHACPDLIEQAVYGLPEFNREAIKNAKLIACPGCYPTAVQLGFLPLIEKGLVEVDRLVADVKSGVSGAGRKAQLTTLMGETGESFKAYAASGHRHLPEVIQGLEMIAKRSVGLTFVPHLIPMIRGIHTTLYAPLLEAGGEAVQALYEQRYINEPFVDVLPYGSHPDTRNVRGGNVCQIAVHQPQGGRMLVVLSVIDNLVKGASGQALQNMNLMFGFDEAEGLRIPALYP
- the erpA gene encoding iron-sulfur cluster insertion protein ErpA; the encoded protein is MAEPIIFTDSAAAKVGDLIADEGNDNLKLRVYVSGGGCSGFQYGFTFDEEVNEDDTQVENGGVTVLIDSMSIQYLTGAEIDYKEDLSGAQFVIRNPNATTTCGCGSSFSA
- a CDS encoding anhydro-N-acetylmuramic acid kinase; this encodes MTELYIGLMSGTSIDGIDAGLVDFSSGHPEFIAFEYHPFPDRIRTELTEITSSDHPVLLKNIGKLDTQLGSLFAQSAQSLIAKAGFSASDITAIGSHGHTLFHAPELSSPFCLQIGDPNIIAQLTGITTVADFRRRDIAAGGQGAPLVPAFHQALFACPSENRVIANIGGIANITILPKDSSKPIIGFDTGPGNSLMDTWIRKHQGSHFDRNGDWARTGQLNKHLLSQLKADSYFTSIAPKSTGKEYFSLAWLTKHLRKLSEQKPEDVQACLCLLTAETICDAIHDYAPKTDKVLVCGGGARNSYLLEKLQGALTCPVLSTEEYHLHPDHVEAIAFAWLARQTMNSLPGNLMSVTGAKEPVILGGIYPGHAALSGKR
- a CDS encoding OapA family protein translates to MKNRIYKSLFLGISSAVVASASYALITPESKVRSADINVFTNHAFLIETNNSFNDQLAFKFDDLGESSDFRSIEHIIERGENLSTIFSKLHLNKSDLHQIIHANEAGREFAMISSGKTLQVKTTQSGELTEISYQKSPIETVKAVRENDTFNVEISSKTIETTTVSTVGTIHNSLFYDGKRAGLSDKLILQLADIFAFDIDFALDIKENDTFSVVYEKHIAEGEEVGSGNILAAEFNNHGKVYRAVRFQDNSGSAHYYRPNGEGLRKAFIRTPVDFIRISSPFNLKRKHPILNRIRAHKGVDYAAKTGTPVKVTGDGKIQFLGRQNGYGRVIIVQHDDNRYSTLYAHLSAFNNHFKQGGAVKQGDIIGYVGQSGLASGPHLHYEFRVNGEHRDPLSVTLPNSMPISPSLLGKFKADTKPLIAQLDQARNSLLAQK